From Rhododendron vialii isolate Sample 1 chromosome 10a, ASM3025357v1, the proteins below share one genomic window:
- the LOC131303263 gene encoding S-adenosylmethionine carrier 1, chloroplastic/mitochondrial has product MAPLTLAVGSKSSSMADASNGKVRNLQFENNRFFASVGTGEDKPFDFLRIVLEGVIAGGMAGVVVETALYPIDTIKTRIQAAQGGGKIIWKGLYSGLAGNIAGVLPASALFVGVYEPAKQKLLQIFPENLSAVAHLTAGAIGGVAASLIRVPTEVVKQRMQTRQFASAPDAVRLILSREGFKGLYAGYGSFLLRDLPFDAIQFCVYEQLRIGYKLAAKRELSDPENAIIGAFSGALTGAITTPLDVIKTRLMIQGSANQYKGIFDCVQTIVKEEGPPALLKGIGPRVLWIGIGGSIFFGVLESTKRYLSKRRPEQHQQGDSPKQD; this is encoded by the exons ATGGCCCCTCTTACGCTAGCAGTGGGCTCAAAAAGCTCTTCCATGGCAG ATGCATCTAATGGGAAAGTGCGGAATCTACAGTTTGAAAATAATCGGTTTTTTGCATCGGTCGGCACAGGAGAAGACAAGCCCTTTGATTTTCTACGAATTGTATTGG AGGGTGTTATAGCAGGAGGGATGGCTGGAGTTGTTGTTGAAACAGCTTTATACCCAATAGACACAATAAAGACGCGAATTCAG GCTGCTCAAGGTGGTGGGAAAATAATTTGGAAGGGACTTTATTCTGGACTGGCTGGAAATATTGCTGGTGTCCTACC GGCTTCTGCATTATTTGTTGGAGTTTATGAACCAGCAAAGCAAAAATTGTTGCAGATTTTTCCTGAAAATCTTAGTGCTGTTGCTCATCTT ACTGCAGGTGCTATAGGAGGGGTTGCTGCTTCTCTTATTCGTGTTCCAACGGAG GTTGTTAAGCAACGGATGCAAACCAGGCAATTTGCTTCGGCTCCGGATGCTGTTCGTCTTATTCTTTCCAGGGAGGGCTTTAAAGGTCTCTATGCG GGATACGGATCATTTCTACTGCGTGATTTGCCATTTGACGCCATCCAATTCTGTGTTTATGAACAGCTTCGGATAGGTTATAAGCTGGCG GCAAAGAGAGAACTGAGTGATCCAGAGAATGCTATCATTGGTGCTTTTTCCG GTGCACTAACAGGGGCTATAACTACACCCCTCGATGTTATTAAGACTAGGTTGATGATTCAG GGATCAGCAAACCAGTACAAAGGGATCTTTGATTGTGTTCAAACTATTGTCAAAGAAGAAGGACCTCCTGCTCTGTTGAAG GGCATTGGACCAAGAGTGCTGTGGATAGGCATCGGCGGGTCAATATTCTTCGGTGTCCTTGAGAGCACAAAGCGATATCTTTCCAAGAGGCGACCCGAGCAGCATCAGCAAGGAGACTCCCCAAAGCAGGATTAA